The following proteins come from a genomic window of Kocuria palustris:
- a CDS encoding glycosyltransferase 87 family protein yields MADGRPGRRGTNGLVLFVLGILAVLLSFLLRVPCRVPEWSVDSRFPGLCAAELQPGDLSVTPGGMLSGFFTGGPTGDQPIVVGMFTSILGWMTTGLAEAFSFEITPNTVLDLTVFLTALVWVVTITAVASLSGKQPSDPVVLAFAPTVLLVGFTSWDLWAVMFMMLAVASYIRGSPGVAGVWIGLGATVSFLPLLVLIAILFLAARYRYLGDFISALVVSLVVFAMVNGPFMVQEFDRWRERMGETMRSPVSSDSGWSVWNALGAPATGLSIDSANLDQISMIAILLGVVAVLLVSVLAGKEPSIVQVLLMLLAVFLLFSRDWSLLQSVWLVPLVILARRSWLEFFLWQAVEIGYWATMNAPAGAWETQPLFGDWGWSPQALLAAARYLFLIWFIVIVAVDMQRGRRATQIGVAARNA; encoded by the coding sequence ATGGCTGACGGACGCCCCGGCAGGCGCGGGACCAACGGTCTCGTGCTCTTCGTGCTCGGCATCCTGGCCGTGCTGCTCTCCTTCCTGCTGCGGGTCCCGTGCCGCGTGCCGGAGTGGAGCGTCGACTCCCGCTTCCCGGGCCTGTGCGCCGCCGAGCTGCAGCCCGGCGACCTCTCCGTGACGCCCGGGGGCATGCTCTCCGGCTTCTTCACGGGAGGCCCCACGGGCGATCAGCCGATCGTCGTGGGCATGTTCACGTCGATCCTGGGCTGGATGACCACTGGTCTGGCCGAGGCCTTCAGCTTCGAGATCACCCCGAACACGGTCCTGGACCTCACCGTCTTCCTCACGGCCCTCGTGTGGGTCGTGACCATCACCGCGGTCGCCTCGCTGTCCGGCAAGCAGCCCTCGGACCCCGTGGTCCTGGCCTTCGCGCCCACCGTCCTGCTGGTCGGATTCACCTCCTGGGACCTGTGGGCCGTGATGTTCATGATGCTCGCGGTCGCCTCCTACATCCGGGGCTCGCCGGGAGTCGCCGGCGTGTGGATCGGGCTCGGCGCCACGGTCAGCTTCCTGCCGCTGCTCGTGCTGATCGCCATCCTGTTCCTGGCCGCGCGCTACCGCTACCTGGGCGACTTCATCAGCGCGCTCGTGGTCTCGCTGGTCGTCTTCGCCATGGTCAACGGGCCGTTCATGGTCCAGGAGTTCGACCGCTGGCGCGAGCGCATGGGCGAGACCATGCGCTCGCCGGTCTCGAGCGACTCCGGCTGGAGCGTGTGGAACGCCCTGGGCGCACCGGCCACCGGACTGTCGATCGACTCCGCGAACCTGGACCAGATCTCCATGATCGCGATCCTGCTCGGGGTCGTGGCGGTGCTGCTGGTGAGCGTGCTGGCCGGCAAGGAGCCGAGCATCGTCCAGGTGCTGCTCATGCTGCTGGCCGTCTTCCTGCTCTTCAGCCGGGACTGGTCGCTGCTGCAGTCCGTGTGGCTCGTCCCGCTGGTGATCCTGGCCAGGCGCAGCTGGCTCGAGTTCTTCCTGTGGCAGGCCGTGGAGATCGGCTACTGGGCCACCATGAACGCCCCGGCCGGGGCCTGGGAGACCCAGCCGCTGTTCGGCGACTGGGGCTGGTCGCCGCAGGCCCTGCTGGCCGCGGCGCGCTACCTGTTCCTGATCTGGTTCATCGTCATCGTCGCCGTGGACATGCAGCGAGGCCGCCGCGCGACCCAGATCGGTGTGGCCGCGAGGAACGCATGA